The DNA region CCCCGGCGCCTACGCCCCCCTCGCGGACGCCGAATCCGTCCCCATCGAGCCGAACCTCTGGCCGGAGGGGCGAGGGCCGACCGTGCTGACGTTCGGACACACGAGGGACATTCACCCTCACGCGCTGGAGGACTCGGTCAAGGCACATCCGCTTCTCGCCGCAGCCGCGCTTCCTGCCGACGGGGCCTCGGCGGCGCGTCTGAACGCGCAGACGCTCACCGACATGGCCCTCACCGCGGGCTCGTCGTCGCTCGCGCGCCTCGCCGATGGCACGGCGATCGACGCGGGCGGCCTTCTCCCGGATCTCCACCACTCGAACAGCTGGGTGCAGGCCGTGGGTGAGGTGGACGCGCTTGAAATGCTCGAGGTGCAGTTGTGCAACGAGACCGCGCCGTTCATTCTGATCAGCAAGCTGCGAGGCAGGCTCGCGGAGGCCGCCCGCGCGGGGCGCAATGGACGCGCCTACGTGGTCAACGTGTCGGCGATGGAGGGAGTCTTTGGCCGCGGCTACAAGGGCCCAGGCCACCCGCACACGAACATGGCGAAGGCCGCGGTCAACATGCTCACGCGCACGAGCGCGCGCGAGATGTTTGAGACCGACCGCATCCTCATGACGAGCGTCGACACGGGCTGGATCACCGACGAGAGGCCGCACCCCACCAAGGTCCGCCTCGCCGAAGAGGGCTTCCACGCGCCCCTCGACCTAGTGGACGGCGCGGCGCGCGTCTACGACCCCATCGTTCGTGGCGAGGCTGGCGAGGACCTGTTCGGGGTCTTCCTCAAGGACTACAAGCCCTCCGGCTGGTAGGGCTAGCGCTGTAGCGCGGCAATCTCCCAGGCATCACCGGACCTAGCATGGACGTCATGAGCATTGCCGCGAGTTCGACCACCAGCAATCCACTCGTGCGGGTTGAACACTTCGGAATGAGCTTCGGTCGCACGGAGGTCATCCAGGACCTGTCCTTTGAGATCAGGCGCGGAGAGACCTTCGGCTTTCTCGGCAGCAACGGCTCGGGCAAGACGACCACTATTCGGGCGCTGCTCGGCATCTACCAGCCAACTCGCGGGCTGCTGCACATCGACGGACGGGAATTTAGCCCGGATAACGGGGATCGGCTCGGGTACCTGCCGGAAGAGCGCGGCCTGTATCAGAAGGAGTCCGTCGTCGATGTGATGATGTACTTCGGCAGGCTGAAGGGCCTCGGGCACGCTGCCTCCAGGAAGTGGTCGCTGGACTACCTCGAACGTGTGGGAATTGCCGACAAGGCGGCTGCTCGCATCGACAAGTTGTCGCAGGGCCAGCAGCAAAAGGTCCAGCTGGGCGTCACAATCATGAATGGCCCCGAGCTTCTCATCCTCGACGAGCCGACCAAGGGCTTCGACCCCGTCAACAGGAGACTGCTGATGGAAATCATCGAGGACCAGAAGCGCGCCGGGGCGACCGTCATGATGGTGACCCACCAGATGGAGGAGGTCGAGCGGCTGTGTGACCGCATCCTGCTCCTCAAGGGCGGCAAGGCGCGCGCGTACGGCACTGTCGATGAGGTGAGGGCCGAGTTCGGCGGCACGCGTATCCATATCGACACCGATGGGACGGTCCCCACTTCCGATGCCTACCGCATCGTCGCCACGTCGCCGGGTCGCACCGAGCTAGAGGTCGGC from Demequina lutea includes:
- a CDS encoding ABC transporter ATP-binding protein, producing the protein MSIAASSTTSNPLVRVEHFGMSFGRTEVIQDLSFEIRRGETFGFLGSNGSGKTTTIRALLGIYQPTRGLLHIDGREFSPDNGDRLGYLPEERGLYQKESVVDVMMYFGRLKGLGHAASRKWSLDYLERVGIADKAAARIDKLSQGQQQKVQLGVTIMNGPELLILDEPTKGFDPVNRRLLMEIIEDQKRAGATVMMVTHQMEEVERLCDRILLLKGGKARAYGTVDEVRAEFGGTRIHIDTDGTVPTSDAYRIVATSPGRTELEVGNDVDTSTILSSLVSAGIAVRSFTPTLKSLDDIFIEIYGADATGVE
- a CDS encoding SDR family NAD(P)-dependent oxidoreductase; this encodes MPQARRLGRLLPVPTDADPPENVAGSVDPQDLATTLRVLASLRGLSEDHADFIAVRQGTSHMFKAVKQERRREKRSAIAEADKEVVAATATGASDRIDDETRGLTLEARASAATAGTLLKPRACYICKQKYSLVDAFYHQLCPECAAVSHAKREAHADLTGKRALLTGGRAKIGMHIALRLLRDGAHTTITTRFPKDAVRRFAAMDDAAEWLHRLHVVGIDLRDPAQVVALADAVGAEGPLDILINNAAQTVRRSPGAYAPLADAESVPIEPNLWPEGRGPTVLTFGHTRDIHPHALEDSVKAHPLLAAAALPADGASAARLNAQTLTDMALTAGSSSLARLADGTAIDAGGLLPDLHHSNSWVQAVGEVDALEMLEVQLCNETAPFILISKLRGRLAEAARAGRNGRAYVVNVSAMEGVFGRGYKGPGHPHTNMAKAAVNMLTRTSAREMFETDRILMTSVDTGWITDERPHPTKVRLAEEGFHAPLDLVDGAARVYDPIVRGEAGEDLFGVFLKDYKPSGW